In Equus przewalskii isolate Varuska chromosome 6, EquPr2, whole genome shotgun sequence, one DNA window encodes the following:
- the LOC103554191 gene encoding olfactory receptor 52A1-like, which produces MSMSNTTVSMPSVLRLIGIPGLEAVQRWIGIPFCAMYLIAMIGNTLLLITIISERRLHEPMYIFLGMLAVIDIALGTSIVPKMLGIFWFHIQEIYFDSCLLQMWLIHTFQGTESGILLAMALDRYVAICYPLRHTSIFTHQLITQIGAVVTLRAAILVAPCLVLIKCRFQFYHTTIISHSYCEHMAIVKLAAENVHVNKIYGLFVAFTVAGFDLTFITLSYIQIFIAVFRLPQKEARLKAFNTCIAHICVFLQFYLLAFFSFFTHRFGSHFPPYIHILFSNLYLLVPPFLNPLVYGAKTKQIRVRVVNMFCSQNPP; this is translated from the coding sequence ATGTCCATGTCCAACACCACAGTTTCCATGCCTTCTGTGTTGAGATTAATAGGGATCCCAGGCCTAGAGGCTGTGCAACGCTGGATTGGGATCCCATTCTGTGCCATGTATCTCATTGCTATGATTGGAAATACCTTGCTTCTGATCACCATTATATCAGAGCGCAGGCTCCATGAGCCCATGTACATTTTCCTAGGCATGCTGGCAGTCATAGATATTGCACTTGGTACCAGCATTGTCCCCAAGATGCTCGGAATCTTCTGGTTTCATATTCAAGAGATTTATTTTGATTCCTGCTTGCTTCAAATGTGGCTCATCCACACATTTCAGGGCACGGAGTCAGGCATCCTGCTGGCCATGGCGCtggaccgctatgtggccatctgttaTCCACTAAGACATACTTCCATCTTCACCCACCAGCTAATCACCCAAATAGGGGCTGTAGTAACACTCAGGGCTGCCATTCTTGTAGCCCCATGCCTAGTACTTATAAAGTGTCGGTTCCAATTTTATCATACAACAATCATCTCCCACTCCTACTGTGAGCACATGGCCATTGTGAAACTGGCTGCAGAAAATGTCCATGTCAACAAAATCTATGGTTTGTTTGTGGCCTTCACCGTTGCAGGTTTCGACCTCACATTCATCACTTTGTCCTATATTCAGATATTTATCGCAGTTTTTCGTTTGCCCCAGAAGGAAGCTAGGTTGAAAGCTTTCAATACTTGCATTGCTCACATCTGTGTCTTCCTCCAGTTCTACCTCCttgccttcttctccttcttcacaCACAGGTTTGGTTCTCATTTCCCCCCGTATATCCATATCCTCTTTTCTAACTTATACTTGCTGGTCCCTCCATTTCTCAATCCACTTGTCTATGGTGCAAAGACCAAGCAGATCCGTGTCCGTGTGGTAAACATGTTCTGTTCACAAAATCCACCTTGA